From the Psychrobacillus sp. FSL K6-4046 genome, one window contains:
- a CDS encoding biotin transporter BioY: MRNERLKMMITAAMFAGIIAVAAQVMIAIPPVPFSLLTIAVMLTATILPKEYACLAIIIYILLGLGGIPVFAGMTGGPGILLGPTGGYILATLPAVICISFLLDMFGHNKFVAIGANMLSVVIILSIGMVWLKMVSGISWEGAFKGGMLIFLIPDLVKSIVAALVGVVIRRRLVQAKLIRATPL, encoded by the coding sequence ATGAGAAATGAACGTTTGAAAATGATGATTACTGCTGCTATGTTTGCTGGCATTATTGCCGTAGCGGCTCAAGTAATGATCGCTATACCACCTGTACCATTTTCACTCTTAACGATTGCTGTTATGTTAACGGCTACTATTTTACCTAAAGAGTATGCGTGTCTTGCCATTATCATCTATATATTACTTGGCCTCGGTGGGATACCTGTTTTTGCTGGTATGACGGGAGGACCAGGCATATTACTCGGTCCAACAGGAGGATATATTTTAGCTACGCTACCAGCTGTGATATGTATAAGTTTTTTGTTAGACATGTTTGGTCATAACAAATTTGTAGCTATTGGAGCCAATATGCTCAGTGTAGTCATTATTCTATCTATCGGTATGGTTTGGCTAAAAATGGTTTCCGGTATTTCATGGGAGGGAGCCTTCAAGGGTGGAATGTTAATTTTTCTTATTCCCGATTTAGTAAAATCAATAGTTGCAGCATTAGTAGGAGTGGTTATTAGACGTCGTTTGGTTCAAGCTAAATTGATTAGGGCTACCCCTCTTTAA
- a CDS encoding NUDIX hydrolase — protein sequence MEYYKKLRQYVGHQPLILPGSVVLILNEQNEVLLQERAPGIYGLPGGLMELGESLEVTAYREVLEETGLRIGKLTLCQVYSGPDYYIENPNGDTFYSVTIVYKTNEYEGLLTPDELESISLQFFPPNNLPNGILASYRTFIEDELLD from the coding sequence TTGGAATACTATAAAAAATTGCGCCAATATGTTGGGCATCAGCCACTCATACTGCCTGGTTCAGTTGTGCTAATACTAAATGAACAAAACGAAGTGTTACTTCAAGAAAGAGCACCTGGCATTTATGGTCTGCCTGGAGGATTAATGGAGCTTGGCGAAAGCCTGGAAGTCACTGCATATCGAGAGGTTTTGGAGGAGACCGGCTTGCGCATTGGAAAACTGACACTTTGCCAAGTTTACTCAGGTCCTGATTATTATATAGAAAATCCAAATGGTGATACCTTTTATTCGGTTACTATCGTTTACAAAACCAATGAATATGAAGGCCTACTTACACCGGATGAATTAGAATCTATCTCACTTCAATTTTTCCCACCGAATAACTTACCGAACGGTATCCTAGCATCTTATCGCACCTTTATAGAGGACGAGTTATTGGATTAA
- a CDS encoding AI-2E family transporter, producing MTKKLWFQVGTAILFTLLIIFMFMQVKSIFSPFLTIAQAIFMPLLLGGVLFYLSRPLQKWLESKKFPRWASIISVFVVIGLLIWGFIALLSPVLTKQVNALVDNTPEMVEEVEEFVNYSISQRKKFGELPEAIQTTIDSASGKIETIAVSAGGLIVKFVQNVFQGVFLLVLVPFFLVYMLKDHEKFVPFITQFFKGEKKKFIRKTLSDIDDTLRSYVQGQLFVSFLVGVMLFIGYTAIGLEYALLLALFGMIMNVIPFLGPYISLVPAVIIALIQEPKLAIYVAIIMLVAQQIESNFITPNVMGKSLDIHPLTVITIILAAGNIAGLMGIILGVPTYAVIKAILKNIYAHREGIKDTATKSV from the coding sequence TTGACTAAAAAGCTTTGGTTCCAGGTTGGAACCGCAATATTATTTACTTTATTAATTATTTTTATGTTTATGCAGGTTAAATCGATCTTTTCCCCTTTTCTAACAATTGCCCAGGCTATTTTTATGCCGCTGTTATTGGGTGGGGTATTATTCTATTTATCCAGACCACTTCAAAAATGGCTAGAATCGAAAAAATTTCCACGATGGGCTAGTATTATATCAGTATTTGTTGTAATTGGTCTCCTTATTTGGGGATTCATTGCATTATTAAGTCCTGTCCTAACAAAACAGGTGAATGCGTTGGTAGATAATACACCTGAGATGGTAGAAGAGGTAGAGGAATTCGTTAATTATTCCATTTCCCAAAGAAAAAAATTTGGTGAACTGCCAGAGGCAATTCAAACTACGATAGATAGTGCAAGTGGAAAAATAGAAACGATAGCAGTATCTGCTGGCGGTTTGATAGTTAAGTTCGTCCAGAATGTATTCCAAGGAGTATTTTTATTGGTGCTTGTACCATTCTTCCTGGTCTATATGCTGAAGGATCATGAAAAATTTGTCCCTTTCATTACACAGTTTTTTAAGGGGGAAAAGAAAAAGTTTATACGTAAAACCTTATCTGATATAGATGATACTCTTCGCTCATACGTTCAAGGACAATTATTCGTGAGTTTTTTAGTGGGAGTAATGTTATTCATCGGATATACAGCAATTGGTCTAGAATATGCCTTACTACTAGCGCTATTTGGGATGATTATGAATGTTATTCCATTCTTAGGGCCATATATATCCCTAGTTCCTGCAGTTATTATTGCTTTAATTCAAGAGCCTAAACTAGCTATCTATGTAGCGATTATAATGCTTGTAGCTCAGCAAATTGAAAGTAACTTCATTACTCCAAACGTGATGGGGAAATCCTTGGATATTCATCCATTAACGGTTATTACGATTATTTTAGCAGCTGGAAATATAGCAGGTTTAATGGGAATCATTTTAGGGGTTCCAACCTATGCAGTTATTAAAGCCATTTTAAAGAATATATACGCACATAGGGAAGGGATTAAGGATACAGCCACGAAATCTGTCTAG
- a CDS encoding DUF1992 domain-containing protein, with product MMDKDDYTPPVNDLMGDILRNYEKSGGMDRIKGMGQPISDEYFSGDIFQHFQKIAKDAGYKPHWLKLQHEIRDELQDIASTYTHGLKEGLHFRITKVNEKIMAYNKSCPPPMQKSTVRLDSVENAVSRWL from the coding sequence ATGATGGATAAGGACGATTATACCCCACCGGTTAACGATTTAATGGGTGATATTCTTAGGAACTATGAAAAGTCTGGAGGCATGGATCGTATCAAGGGAATGGGTCAACCGATCTCGGATGAATATTTCTCAGGAGACATTTTTCAGCACTTTCAAAAGATAGCCAAGGATGCGGGGTACAAACCACACTGGCTTAAGCTACAGCATGAAATTCGTGATGAGTTACAGGACATAGCGTCTACCTATACACATGGTCTTAAAGAAGGTCTCCATTTTCGAATTACTAAAGTAAATGAAAAAATTATGGCCTATAACAAGTCATGTCCGCCCCCTATGCAAAAGAGTACAGTACGTTTAGACTCAGTAGAAAATGCAGTTAGTCGTTGGTTGTAA
- a CDS encoding DUF3243 domain-containing protein has product MDRKIDKQVEVALESFSTDEKNNILKSFTTFKDYLADKVKMGEKMGLSDETLAKATEKVAGYLAAHEEPRNREEHLLQQLWKTADKDEKQALSQMLLKLTKHEG; this is encoded by the coding sequence ATGGATCGAAAAATAGACAAACAAGTGGAAGTAGCATTAGAAAGCTTCAGTACAGACGAAAAAAATAATATCCTAAAAAGCTTTACTACATTTAAGGATTATCTAGCTGACAAAGTTAAAATGGGTGAAAAAATGGGTCTAAGTGATGAGACCCTTGCAAAAGCAACCGAGAAAGTCGCAGGTTATCTTGCAGCGCACGAAGAACCTAGAAACCGTGAAGAACATCTTTTACAGCAACTATGGAAAACTGCTGACAAAGATGAGAAGCAAGCACTTAGCCAAATGCTTTTAAAACTTACGAAACATGAAGGATAA
- a CDS encoding PH domain-containing protein produces the protein MTFKSKIDKTFAYFIGGAIFIIALATLVPALYEIFSDDVDVKAVAIISILFIMCVGFILWITFDIEYSFREKYLFIKGGPFKSKIPYEDITKVNKTSQILAGYRILSSKDALEIHYKKAVLGSVIISPCEQQKFLRILSEKAPHISMK, from the coding sequence ATGACCTTTAAATCTAAGATTGATAAAACCTTTGCTTATTTTATAGGGGGAGCAATTTTTATAATAGCACTTGCTACTCTTGTACCTGCCTTATATGAAATCTTTTCAGATGATGTAGATGTAAAAGCAGTGGCTATTATCAGTATTTTATTTATCATGTGTGTTGGATTTATTTTGTGGATAACCTTTGATATTGAGTATTCTTTCAGGGAGAAGTACTTATTTATTAAAGGAGGTCCGTTTAAAAGTAAAATTCCTTATGAGGATATAACGAAAGTCAATAAAACATCTCAAATTTTAGCTGGTTATCGAATTCTATCTTCTAAGGATGCGTTAGAAATTCATTATAAAAAAGCAGTGCTTGGAAGTGTAATTATCTCACCTTGCGAACAGCAGAAATTTTTAAGGATTTTGTCTGAAAAAGCACCACACATCTCTATGAAATGA